A window from Theobroma cacao cultivar B97-61/B2 chromosome 3, Criollo_cocoa_genome_V2, whole genome shotgun sequence encodes these proteins:
- the LOC18605716 gene encoding probable WRKY transcription factor 30: MENMGEWEQRSLINELTQGRELARQLQVHLNVPSSHESRESLVQKIQASYEKALSMLNYNTSLAADQPQPSGLAIRMSESPPSRSGSPRSEDSDRDFKEQELKDASKKRKTLPRWTQLVRVTPGTALEGPLDDGFSWRKYGQKDILGAKYPRGYYRCTHRNVQGCLATKQVQRSDDDPTIFEITYRGRHTCTVASHVMPPSGPSESQEQGTCMEPQQPEQNQNQSQDLLLNFQRGLKVITEDLDIREQTYPSFPYPSSTTSNIKLENNVFSPSVIDNNVVGNLSPSFISPATSGTNYFSMSPSPSGMNNTVQGNISFPSTSEPQLSTEIIQAATSATNSPFPFGNPEFDPNFTFDNHGFFS; encoded by the exons ATGGAGAACATGGGAGAATGGGAGCAACGGAGTCTCATAAATGAGCTAACACAAGGAAGAGAGCTAGCAAGGCAACTCCAAGTCCATCTCAATGTGCCTTCTTCTCACGAATCTCGTGAATCCTTAGTCCAAAAGATCCAAGCTTCATATGAAAAGGCACTTTCAATGCTCAACTACAATACCTCTTTGGCAGCAGATCAGCCGCAGCCCTCAGGACTAGCAATCAGAATGTCGGAGTCACCACCTTCTCGTAGTGGAAGTCCCCGGAGTGAGGACTCTGACCGTGACTTCAAGGAACAGGAGCTCAAAGATGCCTCCAAGAAAAG AAAAACTCTGCCAAGATGGACGCAACTAGTCCGAGTTACGCCTGGTACAGCCCTGGAGGGACCTCTTGATGATGGATTCAGTTGGAGGAAATATGGACAAAAAGATATTCTCGGAGCAAAATATCCAAG AGGCTATTACAGGTGCACCCACCGAAATGTTCAAGGTTGTTTGGCTACAAAGCAAGTACAAAGATCAGATGATGACCCGACAATCTTTGAGATCACTTACCGCGGAAGGCACACCTGTACTGTAGCCTCGCATGTAATGCCTCCCTCTGGCCCATCAGAAAGTCAAGAACAAGGAACTTGCATGGAGCCACAGCAACCAGAACAAAACCAGAACCAATCACAAGATCTACTGTTGAACTTCCAGAGAGGCCTTAAAGTTATAACCGAAGACTTAGATATTCGTGAGCAAACATACCCTTCATTCCCTtatccatcatcaacaaccTCCAATATAAAGCTTGAAAACAATGTCTTTTCACCATCTGTGATCGACAACAATGTGGTGGGAAATCTGTCACCTTCTTTTATATCGCCTGCAACATCCGGGACTAACTATTTCTCTATGTCTCCAAGTCCAAGCGGGATGAACAACACCGTGCAGGGAAACATTAGTTTTCCGAGTACCTCTGAGCCTCAGCTTAGCACTGAGATTATCCAAGCTGCTACCTCAGCAACAAACTCTCCATTCCCATTTGGTAATCCCGAATTCGACCCAAACTTCACATTTGACAACCATGGGTTCTTTTCTTAA
- the LOC18605715 gene encoding transcription factor SPEECHLESS has translation MDDTLCDFLEEPEFGETNLAGDDLFALFEGLDGLPEFPLFTPLEEMGAATQKDGEEATRLVSQKSTSSSAQQESETEPETPPKSKRQKLASSEETNPDGQQRMSHITVERNRRKQMNEHLSVLRSLMPCFYVKRGDQASIIGGVVDYINELQQVLQSLEAKKQRKVYSEVLSPRIVSSPRPSPLSPRKPPLSPRINLPISPRTPQPSSPYKPRLQQGYLSPTMTSSIEPSPTSSASSVDNVNELVANSKSPIADVEVKFSGPNLLLKTVSPRIPGQAEKIISALEDLSLEILHVNINTVDETMLNAFTIKIGIECQLSAEELAHQIQQTFC, from the exons ATGGATGATACTTTATGTGACTTTCTCGAAGAGCCTGAGTTTGGAGAAACCAACCTTGCCGGAGATGACCTGTTTGCTCTTTTTGAGGGATTAGATGGTCTCCCTGAATTTCCACTCTTCACTCCATTGGAAGAAATGGGCGCTGCTACCCAAAAAGATGGTGAGGAAGCTACGAGGTTGGTGTCCCAGAAGTCTACTTCTTCCAGCGCTCAACAGGAGTCGGAGACTGAGCCTGAAACTCCACCCAAGAGCAAGAGGCAGAAGCTAGCTTCTTCGGAGGAAACCAACCCAGATGGGCAACAACGAATGTCTCATATCACGGTTGAGCGCAACAGGAGGAAGCAAATGAACGAACATTTATCGGTGTTGAGATCGTTGATGCCTTGCTTCTATGTGAAAAGA GGAGATCAAGCATCGATTATTGGTGGCGTCGTGGATTACATCAACGAGTTGCAACAAGTTCTACAATCGCTAGAGGccaagaaacaaagaaaagtttaCAGTGAGGTTTTAAGCCCTAGGATAGTTTCAAGTCCAAGACCCTCACCTCTCAGCCCTAGAAAACCACCTCTAAGTCCAAGAATTAACTTGCCGATAAGCCCAAGAACGCCTCAACCCAGCAGCCCTTACAAGCCGAGGTTGCAGCAAGGCTACCTCTCTCCGACCATGACTAGTTCGATCGAACCTTCTCCTACTTCTTCAGCTTCCTCCGTGGACAACGTCAACGAGCTCGTTGCAAACTCCAAGTCTCCGATTGCTGATGTGGAAGTCAAGTTTTCGGGCCCAAATCTTCTTTTGAAGACGGTATCCCCTCGGATCCCTGGTCAAGCTGAAAAAATAATCTCCGCCCTTGAGGACCTCTCGCTCGAAATTCTCCATGTCAACATTAACACCGTTGATGAAACCATGCTTAATGCCTTCACCATCAAG ATTGGAATTGAATGCCAACTGAGTGCAGAAGAACTCGCTCACCAAATCCAGCAAACATTCTGCTAA